TGATTATCGGACTGCCTGCGGATGCCACCAATCTTATCGGCAATATGGCCGCCGACGCCCCTACGGCGGAAGTTACCTCTCAAATTTACGACGGGCTCGTAAGATACAACAGGAATTTTAAAATCGTCCCGGATCTTGCAAAATCATGGAAAATCGGCAACGGCGGAAAAACTATAACATTTTACCTTCATCATAATATTTACTGGCAAAACGGGCAAAAATTCACAGCGAAAGACGTGCTGTTCACATATCGTTTAATGGTGAATCCAAAAACTCCAACCCCTTATTCCGCGGAATACCTTAAGGTTTATAAAGCAAGAATTATCGGCAGGTATATTTTCCGGGTAACTTATAAAAAACCTTATGCTCCGGCTTTATCTTCATGGGGACTAAGCATTCTGCCCGAAGCCCTGCTTAAGGGGAAAAACCTTTTAACCACAAAGTTAAGAAGCCGTCCCGTGGGCACAGGCCCTTACGAGTTTTATAAATGGGTTCACGGATATGAGATAATATTAAAAGCAAATCCGCGTTATTTTATGGGGGCGCCCCATATAAAACGGCTAATTTATAAAATAGTTCCCGATTCTTCCACAATGTTTCTGATGCTTAAATCAAACGGCATAGACTATATGGGTTTAACCCCGCTTCAATATAGATATGAAACGGGCGGCAAAAAATTCAATTCACGCTATAAAAAATATATCCATCCATCCTTAAGCTTTACTTTTTTAGGCTATAACCTCTTAGACCCGCTTTTTAAAAGCGTCAAAGTAAGGCGGGCTTTAAGTTACGCGATAAATAAAAAAGAAATAATCAAGGGGGCGCTTTTGGGATTGGGCATAAAATGCTACGGCCCGTTTATGCCGGGAACATATTTTTATAATAAAAATGTTAAAAAATACGGATATAACCCTCATAAAGCCCTGCAGCTTTTGAATAAAAAAGGATGGCGCCTTAAAAACGGAATTCTGGAAAAAGGCGGCAGACCTTTTAAATTTACCATATTAACCCCGCAGGGAAATTCGGAGCGGTTAGCGGCTGCCGAAATTAT
This genomic interval from Candidatus Acidulodesulfobacterium ferriphilum contains the following:
- a CDS encoding peptide-binding protein, translating into MIFKNKIKSAYIWPFIIIIALTGIFALILHAKFFHKPQNISPVNNISQNNGKKNALIIGLPADATNLIGNMAADAPTAEVTSQIYDGLVRYNRNFKIVPDLAKSWKIGNGGKTITFYLHHNIYWQNGQKFTAKDVLFTYRLMVNPKTPTPYSAEYLKVYKARIIGRYIFRVTYKKPYAPALSSWGLSILPEALLKGKNLLTTKLRSRPVGTGPYEFYKWVHGYEIILKANPRYFMGAPHIKRLIYKIVPDSSTMFLMLKSNGIDYMGLTPLQYRYETGGKKFNSRYKKYIHPSLSFTFLGYNLLDPLFKSVKVRRALSYAINKKEIIKGALLGLGIKCYGPFMPGTYFYNKNVKKYGYNPHKALQLLNKKGWRLKNGILEKGGRPFKFTILTPQGNSERLAAAEIIQQNLKKIGISAGIRVMEWTSLISEFIMKKRFQTVLLGFTITPNPYDNASIFMGSNIVPKGLNFTSFNDPEIDGLFRKARGTFNLKKQRKYYFEIQRLIAEKEPYTFLYIPYAMPVVKRTVKGIKPAPAGIGYNIRKWYYAGQ